The following nucleotide sequence is from Pochonia chlamydosporia 170 chromosome 4, whole genome shotgun sequence.
gcaataaatacaataccAGCAACGTTGAATGCTTCATGTCTGCTCCTGCCCCACCAGACAGTTGTCTCCCACAACCCATCAATCGCGGGCAAGAGCCACGGAGTACATATACCACTAGACTTTTGGCTGTCAAGGTTGCCCCTCCTTCCAGTGCCTGCCTCAACAAGACGTAATTGCGGCTTGTCCGGCTGCAGCAATGTGCAGTtacccctccccctcccTTTTTCATCGTGggttgagcttgttgctggtcGCTCCTGCTCTCTGGAGGGGCTCAGATAAGAATCCAGTCAGCATCACCAAAGCTTGCTAAGTTGTCGACATGAGAGCGGTGCTCCACAGTAGCTTTGCCAGCTGCGGCACTTATTTGACGAGCATATTATTTAATCTCATCCTGTCAAGTCATTATCAATTTTGCATTTGCAGCAATTGCACCCCCACTTGATtctgctctcttcttctATCCATTGAATCAGTTGGATCTTTTAAATCCCTCTGAGTAAGTGAGAAGTCTATTTTGTTGTGTCTTTTCTTTTGTCGACGCTCTTAAGCTTTGGAAGCTGTCGACACCGAGACCTCCGCGAGAACCGGATCCGTCACGGTGCTCAAGTGGTTTCCCCTCCTGTCCATTCGACTCCTGCACGTCGCAGCCAAGAGTGCCTTGTTTCATTCCAAGCTTGCGAGACGGATTGTATAATCCATTTTAACGGCTTTTACACTCTGCATCCCATAGATTCAATTCCCTTCGTTGCCTCTAAAATTGCTCCTCCCGGCTAATCATCATTCTCGGTACCATCCACAGAGACTTTAGACACCTTCCTCCATTCAGACAAAATTCAACAACTGCCGCCATGGCTCCCGCCAATACTTTACCCGCCTGGGCCGAGCTTCAAGCTCACCGTGACAATGTCGGCAAGAACTTTGTCTTGAAAGAGGCTTTTGCATCTGACCCGGAACGATTTTCCCGATTCACCCGTACCTTCGACTCCAAAGGTGTTTCGGCCGAGATCCTCTTCGATTTCAGCAAGAACTTTTTGACCGACGAGACGCTCGAGCTCCTTGTCAAGCTTGCTGAGCAGGCTGGTGTGGAAAAGAAGCGAGATGCCATGTTTGCTGGTGAGAAGATCAACTTTACTGAGAAGCGTGCTGTATACCACACTGCTCTGCGAAATGTCGGCGGCTGGGACATGAAGGTTGATGGTGCGGATGTCATGAACTCCCCTGGCGGCGTCAATGATGTTCTGAAGCACATGAAAGAGTTTTCTGAGCAGGTTCGAAGCGGCGAGTGGAAGGGTTTCACCGGCAAGAAGTTGACCACCATTGTTaatgttggcattggaggTTCTGATCTGTGAGTTACAATCGTGAAGCTTGACATACCTCTCGACTTTTTGCCGGAGGTTGATAACGAACGTGGAAGCTGACATGTGTTTGTTCATAGCGGCCCTGTCATGGTCACTGAGGCTCTCAAGCATTACGGTGCTGATGATATGACGCTTCACTTTGtttccaacattgacggAACCCACATGGCGGAGGCTCTGAAGAACTCCGACCCTGAAACCACTCTCTTCCTTATTGCCTCCAAGACGTTCACCACTGCTGAGACCACAACCAACGCCAACACGGCCAAGTCTTGGTTCCTGGAGAAGACTGACAACAAGGGCGATATTGCCAAGCACTTCGTTGCTCTTTCCACCAATGAGCCCGAAGTGACCAAGTTTGGAATCGACAGCAAGAACATGTTTGGATTCGAGAGTTGGGTCGGGGGCCGCTACTCGGTCTGGAGCGCCATCGGCCTCAGCGTGGCCTTGTACATTGGCTACGACAACTTCCACAAGTTTCTCAGTGGTGCTCACGCCATGGATAAGCACTTCCGCGAGGCTCCTCTCAAGGAGAATATCCCCATTCTTGGTGGTCTTCTCAGCGTCTGGTACTCTGACTTTTTCCAGGCTCAGACTCACCTCGTTGCTCCGTATGTATaaccaccaacttcacaCTCAGCATTACCCAAGAGGGAGATATCGCCAGTCGCTAACATTGTACATCAGATTCGATCAATACCTCCACCGCTTCCCTGCCTACCTGCAGCAGCTGTCTATGGAGTCAAACGGAAAGTCTATCGCATCTGATGGTACCTCTGTCAAGTATACTACCGGTTAGTTCGGCGTCACTTGATGTGCTACTACTCATTGAGAATGGCATGCTAACATATCAGGTCCTATTCTCTTCGGCGAGCCCTGCACCAATGCTCAGCACTCcttcttccagcttgtcCACCAAGGCACCAAGCTGATCCCCACCGACTTCATCCTGGCTGCCCAGTCTCATAACCCCATTACCAACAACCTGCACCAAAAGATGCTGGCGTCCAACTACTTTGCACAGGCTGAGGCTTTGATGGTTGGCAAGACTGACGAGCAAGTTAGAGCTGAGGGTGCTCCCGAAGAACTCGTTCCACATAAGCGATTCCTCGGCAACCGTCCTACCACTTCGATCCTTGTTGGAGGATCGATTGGCCCTGCTGAGCTGGGAGCCTTGATTGTCTACTACGAGCATCTGACCTTCACCGAAGGTGCCATCTGGGACGTCAACAGCTTTGATCAGTGGGGTGTCGAGCTGGGCAAGgtgctggccaagaagatctTGAAGgaacttgatgaagctggcaaTGGTGAGGGACACGACAGCTCCACCGGCGGACTTATTGGGGCCTTCAAGAAGTACTCCAAGATTTAGGCCTTTAGTTGTACTAACTATCTTGATCGTGACGGATGGACGTAATGTGAACAGGGACAAACAAAATGATTGTGATTAACTAAGGCAATAAAATATGTTTTAAGCACATCTATGGCGAGAAACTAACCACGTGAAAGGAGTAGCCATGTGTTCCTCGCGACGTACAATGTCTCGATTCATGAATGATGTTTTGGGGAAGAGTCAACAGTTCAATGTCCAAGTGTAACACCCCTGAGGAACGGCGTTTAGCATTCCCGTACCAAGGATACTTGCGTCTCATCCTCAGTCTCGAAAGCCACGCCCCTCCATTTCTCGTGAATGTCATAAATGGAGATGCCTTATGAGTACATGCGTTGATACTCGGGTATCCCATTTAGGTACCCTGTCGTACCATTTCAACCTCGGAACATGTGCATGTATGCAGGGACTGGATGGAGTGTCTGGATGTGTCGGTCCACATTCTGATATAGTTGTCTGCTTTGGCTAATGAAGTGTTATTAGAGCGGAGACCTGGCTCTTGCGTTGATATCCTCATTACCGACTTGAGATATTGCTTCGGCCAAGATTTGGATGGAACATAATGGGCCTGAGTGTATTAATCTGCTCATTGGTATATGCTGCGGTACTCTATGATAACTGTTGGCGTGTAGGTGGAGGTACTAGATTGCGAGGAGGAAGCTCATgagctgttgctggtttctTGTGAGTTTCAGCAACCATACGTCTGTCGTACTCGAGACATTGAGACTCAAACACTGTTGGCAGGGCAAGGTCTCTGGGCATTTCACAGTTTGGGCACATGATAACGCTCTGTTTGAGCATCTGAGACCTCCCAACTGTCCATGACTGGAATAAGATTTCATGAAGGCGGGCGCTTATGTACTGGCCTAGCGCTGCGTTCTACCCAACATGATGAGTTATCGACGACGGGTAGGTCCCTGGTCCAAACTAGCAGATTCCGGCATTGTGCTCGTACCTTAGAGGGatatcctcatcaacctcgttCATACGTAGGCTTTTCCAGAAATCGAAAAACTCAAGAAACTGTAGCTTAGTGCCGATTGAAACGACAGGCACTGTCTTCATGATGGCTTACACTGGGTGTACTCCCATTTGGAACAAAGGTCTTTCTTGCTGTCTTGTTTTGAACATGAAGGATCCTGCTGCTTACCGTTACGGGAACTTACCCGATGCCATCTACACTCAacacatcacatcatcaCTCCAAAAAGAGCAGCTGTTGTCATCTCAGCCTTCTAACAGTCAACGCCAATTCCCATACCATGCACAAAAACTGCATGTGCACATGCAATGCATTTCAACCCCATTCAAATTAATACCTAGGCTCAGTACGCACATCGAACGTATGCACTCCGGCCGACATCTCCCGACCCATGCATACGGCGCTACGACGGCGCAACCTTGTCTCCCGCCACGGCCCGTGATATTAGTGCATGGTGTCTGGATGGTTAGATTCTTATCTTGCGAGGAAATGCAAAGTTGCGTTTCTATTCTCGGGAAAAGGACGGGGTTcccggggggggggggggggttaTCTGGATGGGCGGAGATATATTCAACCTACAGGGCCTGAAGTGCTGGGATAACTAGTGATGCGACACTGTATATCGCGCAGTATGGACTTCCCTGGATTGCTACATTCTGTGCAGGACAATGTATGGCGTGAATTTGTGTTAGTTATGAAGGGGCTGTGTGTAGATTTGGTGTGTCTGGCGCTGGAGGTGACATACTGGTACAGATTTGCTGATTCTGGTGTACTGGGGACAAGCTAATATGCTTATGCCATGTACTTCTCAGCATTCATAAGCTGAGTATAAGCACCGGGGGAGCTAATGGAGGCCAGATACGGCGACAACGTCCGAAGATAGAACTCTCAGTCTGGGGCTCTTGTAAGGGTCACAAAACCACGGTGAAATAGAACAAGTTGGCGAATCTAGAATGACAGCCTCACATGTCCGTCAAGTCATGCTAGCAGAATAGGTTCATACAGTGTTCATCTTGCTCGGCTCCAGTGCTGCATCGTGACATTTCAACTCTGGCCTGATTGTTCACAGACCCAGCCGAGCTGGAAAAGTCCGCCCTCCCATCACAATTAGCCATGCTTAATCTGTAATGATACTCGACCAAGTACCCAATTTGATGTGCATGTATTGTCCTATGGCTGACCCCAGGGCCATGCCTGCCTGGTGTTTGAACCTGCATGAGTTCCTGTAACAAAAAATCTTTCTGCGGGAAACTTTCTCAAAACAGGCAACCCGGAAGTGGATCCCCATCGCGACGAACGATGTGGGAGTCCTTGGGACTATTTCGGCGGCATGGGCGGACATGTCATGCCAAGAATGGGTCCTGTCGTGATGTTTGATGACTATTGTGGCGAAGTCAGTCACTTTGCGGAAGTATGATTGCCTCGACAGGACTTCACAATCATGGCTCAGCTTCTGAACAAATTCAAGGTGATCCGGCCCGTATAACCGTATTGTCAGTGTGAATGAGGCCTGCGTTCGTCAAGGTTCGGTGCTGTGCCGCCAACCGTTGCAGGTTGACCCACCGGGCTGACGAAAACCACTCATTGAGTGAACGATGCAAAGCGTTATAAACGGTGATTATGGAAGATCCACTTGCTGGTTCCCTTCAGCCGTGAATAGTTTCATTGCTTGTAACTGCTGTTGGGACACTATCGTCAGAGAGTCCATCGTGCTATCAAAGCATGTATCCTCACGTATGGAGTTGGTAGAGTGATGCATACTTGATGTTTTTCCGCTCACAAGGATATGATACTTCATGTACGTTTAATTCACGCACTAAAGAACGTCAAAATGTAATGCTTCCGGAAGACGCTCCATATGAGGCTGAGTGATTGGCGGCCTCACCAAGGATAAAGAGACCAGATGAGACGTTGCGTGGCCGTCCTGGGCATGCAAATGTAAGCAATATGTGAGCCTCGCAATTCAGCATACCCTGAAAAACCACGAACAAAAACATCATAACGCTTAATTCGAGCGAATCGTGACGAAGAGTCTTTTCATCGACAAATCTCTCGATCGATCCGAGGCAATAACGTCATCGATTTGGCGGTCCAATTTTTTCGTCCCAGATTGGGCCCGCTGACACTGGTTTCAGTCAACACCTGCCTGTACACTCGCAgaaagaatggaaatatGGTGTAATCCATTCTATGGAGCACTTGATGATATCGTGAAAAGGTGAAATTGCCCATTTGGGTTTGGAACTTGGATGAAAGCCCTACGTCATGCCATGCCGGACCATCTGTCGAGCCTCAACCTGTCCAAGGATCTGCATAGACGGCCACCAGGGAGAACATTGTATCCAATAGGTTTCCGTTATCGATTCGCCCTGTCTATCAATCTATTTCAACACAATCTGAACCATGTCTGAATTGTTTTGGCTGTGCTTCTATAAAAGCTTGTCTTGTTGCAACATCGATCCGTTCCCCATCGCCTACTCAGAACACTGGGTCTTTTCTGGAGAACGACACATGGATAACCTGGGGTTACTATTTTGACGCCCGTCTATGTGTACTCTGGAGTTCACCTAACGGCGATGATTCCGACCATGGCCCATTGTATGTACAAAGTGATCGAACACGGAGCAACTTGCTCCCCTTCTGTTGGCAAAAAATGTCGAGAGGTGATGTTGAGTGACGCAAAAGCCAGATATGTCACGATGCAGTAGTCTCCCAACCGGTTTCATATTTTCTTGACCGAGTAGAGGGCATCAAAAGCAAAACAGGCaagaaaaaacaaaaccaaaaaaaaggTGGCTACACCGcaacatcgtcgtcgtcgtttcATCATTTGCGACCGTCATATCACGGCATATCTCACACTCGACGATTCTGAGCCCACAAATGCCGTTGAGTTCATCAACGGATGCGCCATTTGGACTTTGCATGGCACAGTAGGCCATGAGTCGACGTCATTATCCGCTCATCCCTTGTTCTGGCCCCTGTTAACCTCGTACAAGGAGGGTCCACTGGTGGTGTTCATTGAGGAGCCACTGTCAGAACGATTTCGACCCTGGTTTGTCTTCGTGGttcccctcccccaccaTGATTCTGCAACGGGTTGCCCCTGTTGGAGACACCCACGATGCTATTTCGGTGGTCGAGCTGTACATTTCTGCGTTTTGTCCACGAAAATGAGGGTTGCATGCTTGCGGATAATGTTGATGATGTAGCGTTCCAGAAGTTTGTCCTGGGTTGTTCTGTTCGTGGGCTAGGTATAGAGACTGTCTGGATCGGGAACTTTTGTCCCGTTTGCAAAGGGCATGCAAGAATCTTTGTTGATACTTCCGCAAAAACCGATGGCGGACTACTACTCCATCACCCTGCTAACCGGAGCGAGGTAATTTTCATCAACCTTGAAGGTGGCATCGCGAATAAGCAAGGGTAAAACCGTTGCACAATCTCTCTTGATGTTACACCACACCCCAGTAGCAAGCAAATGGAAGACAGCGTAGTCCGTATATCGTCCATTGCTGCTAGCATACGAAATGCGATGAAACAAGCAGAAATGACGAGTTGTCTGCAATGTGCTCGCCCGTGGTTGAATACAACGCCGCGTGCTCTGAGTCTTGATCCAATCGTTGTCTCGTGGCGTAGAGCTATCTTGCAACAGACAGCGCAAACAGCGGGAAGCCCTTCAGCTGCCTTGTTCAACGATGCTTGCCTCCTTCAGGAACTTGTCTCAAGAAACGGCGCTACGCACCTGCGATGCTGTCAGTGGCTGGCCAAAGGCACCTGCTCCAAATTGCGTCCAGATTCTTGGCAGGACAACACCGTCTTGATTGTGAGGCTGCAACGGTGGGAAAATGGTGGAAGTTGGTTGTCGTAACGGTGGGACTTGCCTGAACAACTGAATGCCCTTTTGGACCGTCTGATCCTGGAccatttcaatgttttgtctggtgcttgcaTGCcactggctggctgggcttgttggGGTGGCTCATGTTCCTCATCTTAGCTTGGCGGCGTTGACTCGGCCACTAACGGAGCCCAATCCTCGTCATTATCGTCCATTTCGTGATGCGCCAAAACGGAGCCAAAGGAGGCGGTTCATCGTGCCTGAGGATCCGTCTTGCAGCCCACCCAGCCATCGTTTTGCACCAACTAAACATGCGGCAGGTTTTGGGGCAAAATTTGCTGCATCGCCTGTTTTGATAGGTCGTGATAGGCCTCATGGTCGCTGATACGCTTGCGATAGGCAAACCGGTCAAGGGTGGCCAGAAGTGCTGTGAAATAGAACGGCGATCCCTGTAAAAGCCTCAAATTCGCCTGGGCTTCGGGCTGAACTCGCTGTTTGTCCAGTCACTTCCCTGCCTTTTCTTCGTTACTCGGCCCTTTGCAGTGGGACTGAGTACATGGATGGGCTACCCAAGCCTCCGTTTGCCAACTGAAATCTGAAGCCTGTGTGGTCGAAGATACTCCGTATGTTGAACTGTGTTCAAGATTGTGCCTGTAACACGCTAGCCTGGCCGCTCAGGGGATACCAAAGTGGTTTCTGACGATGGCGGCGGAGTCCACCATGGTATCAGCGCCGGAACCCGGGCAGGAAGCCTCTCGTCAGTCACAACATACCTCGTCGCCTGGGTAAGCATGACAACTCGTGGCCGTACGTTCCCTCGCTTTCTTCGCCTGATCACAAATTGGTCATGGTTTGCCCTGCAAGCACCCTTTGCATAACCTGTACATGGCCAGATTTCAAGCCATGAAAAGTCGAGATGCATCTAGTCTAGAGACAACAGCCGTCAGCTGGGCCAGAAAGAATGTCACGATGCGTTCTGGCCAAAGAAAATGGGAGGCGGGTTGTGGTTGCCCGTTCCTGCCGTTTCTGCGTTGTCCATTGTCCTTCCCTCCCTTTCCGCCCTCGCACCACCACTCATGGCCCAGCATTTGACGACTCACTCTCTCTGGCTGCATGCACCCCGCCAGCCCCACCTGCCCCGTTCTGACGACGCCCCCATGGCCCTTTCCCAAACTTCCAATGTTGATCCACCGAGTCCAGCGGCCTgcaggtcaactggtgtgcTGAGGGCCTGCACCAGCATGTGCAAGCACAACATCTACAGGCACAACCACCTGTAGCATTGCACTGACTGATGGTTGGTCCGGCGGGGCAAGAGCAACCACCTCACTCACCGGACTGCGCCTGCTTTCTGCAGCATCGTCATTGTCCACTCTGCCCCTCGTTCCTGCCCTGGTCGTTGACGACACACGCCCCATCTCGTCGACAGTCAAATGCCCCACCAAAGTGACTGGGTCCGCATCCCAATGTCGCCTTTCACGCCTCCATATCTGGCTGTATCAACAGGTTCCGTCATCACCCTTTCCCCGTCAATTCGCCTCGTCTGGACAAATTCCTCAGTTTATATAAACTCTGGCAAGCCCCTCCCCTTCTGTTCGTCCCCCCTCCATTTCCAGCTAATTCACTTTCAACAAATACGGCCACCGTTTTGACTTTACTCTCAATCCCATATCCGGCCATTTTATACTCTCACTACTCTCAGCCACAAGCCCACTTGAATTGTTGAGCTGCTCTTGCCTTGATCGTACGACTTGTCGTTTCTCAAGCAAACACTTTGAGCTATTTCTCCCCGACAGAATATTTTCATCTGAAGACACCTTCTACTTCTGCACATTACTGTTTTCACCCGGAATACCGCAACTTTTCGCCATTTCTCACAATGGCTGTCAAAGGTGCTAAGAAGGCTGTCCATTTCGGCGCCGGCAATATTGGTAAGTAGCTCCCGCTCATGCAGAACCACTTCCCCGCTCTGGTGCTCCCCCCTGGCTCGTTGCGCAACAGATTGTCTTCGTGCCCGGCTTTGCCCGTTCAGCACTTTGATGGTATTGTTGAAACAGCTGCCATCTGACGTTTCAAGTATTCCAATGGTTGGACCGAATTGCTAACATCCCACAAGGCCGCGGATTTGTTGCCTGCTTCCTTCACAACTCTGGCTACGAAGTTGTCTTCGCTGACGTCGTTGATCCTCTTATTGAGAAGATCAACTCGGCACCATCTTATAAGGTCATTGAAGTGGGCTCTGAAGGCACCACTGAAAACACGATTACAAACTACCGCGCCATTAACTCAAAGACCCATGAGGAGGACCTCATCAACGAGATTGTCACTGCCGATGTCGTTACCTGCTCTGTTGGTCCCAACATTCTCAAGTTCATTGCTCCTGTCATCGCCAAGGGCATTGACCGTCGCAGCAACGATGACTCGCCGCTGCACGTCATCGCTTGTGAGAACGCCATTGGTGCAACCGACACACTGGCTCAGCACATCAAGGATCCTCGCAACACCCCCTCGTCTTGAGGACCACCACCTCCGAGCTCGCTACGCCAACTCTGCTATTGACAGAATTGTACCTGCGCAAGACCCCAACGCGGGCCTTGATGTCACTCTGGAGAAATTCTTCGAATGGGTAGTCGACAAGACCCCATTTGAAGATATTGGCATTCCCTCTATTGAGGGTATCAATTGGGTGGACAACCTCGCCCCGTTTATTGAGCG
It contains:
- a CDS encoding mannitol-1-phosphate 5-dehydrogenase (similar to Verticillium alfalfae VaMs.102 XP_003009490.1) → MAVKGAKKAVHFGAGNIGRGFVACFLHNSGYEVVFADVVDPLIEKINSAPSYKVIEVGSEGTTENTITNYRAINSKTHEEDLINEIVTADVVTCSVGPNILKFIAPVIAKGIDRRSNDDSPLHVIACENAIGATDTLAQHIKDPRNTPSIVPAQDPNAGLDVTLEKFFEWVVDKTPFEDIGIPSIEGINWVDNLAPFIERKLYTVNTGHATAAYHGYNRRKRTVYDALQDKDIMSEVRGALMETKNLIVSKHEFEEDDQAAYVEKIIKRIGNPHLEDAVERVGRAPLRKLSRKERFIGPAAELAENDQPIKFLLDAIEMCFRFQDVEEDEESKELAKIMSDNSAEEVVSKVCGIQTSEKIHPALVSIVKRVQEDSRED
- a CDS encoding glucose-6-phosphate isomerase (similar to Aspergillus terreus NIH2624 XP_001213587.1), giving the protein MAPANTLPAWAELQAHRDNVGKNFVLKEAFASDPERFSRFTRTFDSKGVSAEILFDFSKNFLTDETLELLVKLAEQAGVEKKRDAMFAGEKINFTEKRAVYHTALRNVGGWDMKVDGADVMNSPGGVNDVLKHMKEFSEQVRSGEWKGFTGKKLTTIVNVGIGGSDLGPVMVTEALKHYGADDMTLHFVSNIDGTHMAEALKNSDPETTLFLIASKTFTTAETTTNANTAKSWFLEKTDNKGDIAKHFVALSTNEPEVTKFGIDSKNMFGFESWVGGRYSVWSAIGLSVALYIGYDNFHKFLSGAHAMDKHFREAPLKENIPILGGLLSVWYSDFFQAQTHLVAPFDQYLHRFPAYLQQLSMESNGKSIASDGTSVKYTTGPILFGEPCTNAQHSFFQLVHQGTKLIPTDFILAAQSHNPITNNLHQKMLASNYFAQAEALMVGKTDEQVRAEGAPEELVPHKRFLGNRPTTSILVGGSIGPAELGALIVYYEHLTFTEGAIWDVNSFDQWGVELGKVLAKKILKELDEAGNGEGHDSSTGGLIGAFKKYSKI